The following nucleotide sequence is from Ornithodoros turicata isolate Travis chromosome 2, ASM3712646v1, whole genome shotgun sequence.
tttattctctatagctccccaCAAGCTATACTTGTTTAGTCGATGAATACGCGCTATAGGtccctatcatatcattctatcGATATAGCTTCGAAAACCTTAGATAGCACAGCccgtgacaggattcgaacccatgtcatctcccagtctcggcgtggaaaaaATGAGAGGGTTATGATGTAATACAGGTAGTCCGCTGTGACGTGGGCTCATAGAGATTTTATTTTCTTCAGATAGGCTTGTCTTATCAGGCAGAACAGTTTACATTTTTAATACGCGCGGCCACGGGGCACGCAGCGTGGCTGCTGAAGCTagatgacctcatttctcggaaaaCATTATTTAGGACCTTCGAACCATGGAAGTACGCTaactttgatataaaacagacgGCCCCGACGTGTTGGGGCATGCAGTGTGGCTGTTGaggctccatgacctcatttctcggagaacatgatttacgacctccaaaCTTTGGCAGTACGcgagttttgatataaaacagatggccccaacttGTTGGGACATGCAGCGTGGCCGCTGAagctccatgacctcatttctcggaaaaCATTATTTACGACCTCTTAACCACGGGAGTACGACGAATTCGAAGgcaaaaacaagatatccgtgtacgtgTATGAGTACAtagatcagggagtgcacgcgTCGCGACCCtcaaaactcgagtatgaaaagaaaattcacttattgggtATAGACCAGGATTTTTTTTcgaatcaagtccctcgagcggCTGTTGCCAAAAAGAAATTaccgtttcgtatgcgaacgttgcacgcgctcttttaccgaggaaaagagcatggcgaagcatcgtcgcctgtgcgcggacgtaaacgaaatcatattggaattttgcgaactgGGCAAAAACTTcatagaatttactaaaatacagtacatgcagcagtacaactacgtcgtcgcgttgggcacggagagcgtactcgcgcccagtggtgttggcatgcagtgtcacgtcacctctagcttctgtgttGTGCTCGTGCGGACCcacgactcaaaggtgatgcgcatcaggacgcattCCGCAAGGCAGTGCGAgaaagctttgatggaaatgagGGACGAGATGATTGCCCTGAATGCCTGCTCCGCCGCagtggtgctgaatgatgagcaacgggcccagcacagagctgccacccacagcgcgtactgtaaacgggagttcgtgcaagatctaccccgtgtccggcatcacgacCATTTCAAGCGTTGTGCTGctggcgagacaaattacatcgcgatgCTGTGGGGTGTTGTGTGTtctcaccattccagcgagggctcctcaacagcaaaaagctgctgctcacgtgcaaggacaaggtcgagtacatCGTtgattacgcgctgctcgcgctctTTTGTAGATTGGGCATCAGGGTGACGAAAATTCGCCGAATTCTAAagtttcgtcaggcaccattcctgcgttcctacatcgaggacaatgttgccagacgcgttgcctcgggcaccacgttcgaaaaaaaattatataaaCTCTCAAATAACGCGGTCTTCGGGAGAATgctgctaaataaatttaatatgcgggatATTCGAGTacccttcgatgaggagacggcgagtcgcctcgggagtcgggtgGAATGCGTGAGAATGGAAAATTTGTCCCCCGCTTCCGTCGTGTACGAAAtgtgcaaaagaaaagtgcgatatgatttccccctgcagtttggctttacgattttagaactgagtaagttaaccatgtactcgttctactatgaaaccctgctctgctgagtaagctcacttgtccggtgattacctgctactttgacacggattctctgatcctcggcctattctgcaaggactacgaagatcagttacgtgcgatcGCTGACAACCAtatagacttgtcttccttcgatcgggatcatccgCTGTatagcgagaggaatcgcggtaggcctgacgcgttcaaaagtgaaacggatAGCATACCCATAGAGGAGGTAATacgcttgaaagccaaaatgtactccatcaaattagctgggGGGAAACAGatagcaagagctaaaggggtcaaaaagaacattgtgcgcagacacctcctccatgatacgtaccgcgataccctattcaagcacactatcgcacgaacaggtgtcaatagtgggagtgaaacagtgcatgtacaccatcagaaattgaaaagaagtctgatggcgtaggacgacaaacgatacctctacaatgacgtggactcctacccgtacggatgctgcgaatatggtaagctcgagtggatgacgtagatggCAGCatttcacctggcgttctttccaCTCTgagataatgcagaggatgagaaggtgtagccagtggcgtatctagagctacctgcgtccatggcaacatggttaacatgatgtccttggggatgcgttttcgtgtgttccgctaggtttcacactacaacctctctaatggcgggtgttttagatcatttatgaatgcgCCAGGTTGAGTGCTCGAACttgcacattcacacccgaccacataatggcgcccctgttcacctgtccacacctgccacaccctagatacgccactgggtgTAGCGTCATTTGTACTgtgtcactggaaggatgtggtacctcgATCTCTTCTCCctcgtctcgtgcgcgctggcACTGGACGCCGGCAAGTGTACGAGAAGCATCAAGCttgagaaggataagcacacgtacgcgcacgaatgccctggCAATATTTTGGCCATCGGAGAGTGGCACATTGTACCTATGCGGTCCagcattaacctggacaggaacgctactggatcgttgCGCACGTGCCTTCAATCGCTGGACGTAAGCGACAGCTATGAAGACATCCAGTGCACGTGGAAGtgccaactcacggaggacgaaatttttcttagccgctgtccaggagacgtctacatgatccgtcacttccgaggaaccgcgcccagcatcaaaggaatcaatctctcccAAGACTGCTATGCTTTTTCTCAAatatgtactcaataaacgttgaaatgtATTTTTCTTGTCTGTCTGAGATAGCAAGGCCAGTGCCGAGCGCGTCATCTTGCGGGCGCTAGTGAAAGCTATGTTCAGTAGGGTTAGAATGGCCAATCAGGACTgccagccaatcagtgggcttagaatgggccagcGAGgaccaatcggtaggcttagattGGGGAAGGCCAATCAGACcccttagaaagtctggaagaTGTGGAGAGGGaccagtaggcttagaatggaccaatcaatggtgccggttaattagcataaagggacGGAGATGTGCTCAGCGATCAGAATGCAGCAATCAGCGTGAGGTGGGTGGAGCCAAGGAATTActataaaggggtggagctacagtcagccaatcagcgatcagtaggcttagcatgggccaatcaacgtgaagtgggcggagccaagccaactcattagcataaaggagcggagctacggtcaaccaatcaacgatcagaaGGGTTAGCATGGGGCCAATCAACGAGaaggggcggagctaatggcgaccaatcagagggcttagaattggcttgtgttggattagaactggatttttgGCTTAGAATAGGATTAGAACAGGCTTCTCTTGGactagagaaaactcttggtcGTTAGCGTCTATTCTATGCTACTGTCTCACACCCGTTAGCCACGTATTCGACCCTCCTGACCAACTTTAGACCGTCGCAGGTCTGATGACCATCGGATACACTTTGCAGACAAGCGTTGTTTGACTGGCAGAGTTGTGCGCCGATTTGACTGCACTTTTTGATAACACAAGCATGATACCTCACCGCTCCTCTTCGCCTTCTAGAGGTAGATACGTGCGTTAGCTACTGGCAGTCACTATCATGGACATATCTGCAGAAACCTCCGCTTTTCTTATCACATGCCTACCGCACCTTCGTGCAACATCTGTTATCTCCACTGACAGAGAACCGTAATACCCCTATCACACGACAaactgaatggcattcccagcgaatgacagtcgTATCGAATGCCATTCGTTTGTCTTACGTTGAGCTACATGAAGAAACAAAAAGTCGTTCGCAAATGTCGTCAGTGTCGATgattaagacaccagggccgaacGTGTAAAGCATTATAGAGGTAcattagttatatttttatttattttgctcgAAAGTAGTGAAACATCAGAATATTTCACAAAATCTTTGCTTTTTCAAAGACACTTAATTGGCTAAGTACCACGAGCAAAGACaactaagaagcctatctgcaccgcactctgcaacgtggcgactgggaacgGAGCTAATTCACCGAAAAACAGTGTTCAGTCTTCCTTCCTTCCTGTCAAAAGTGTTATAAAATTCGTGATTATatattggagtacaacttttcattcctctttcatttcttcaaaGGGTTTATCGTTGTCGTTTTTCCTACCCCTCTACTGAGAGGGTACGCCGTTGGTGCGAGAGGGGAAAGCGAATGAGTTCCGTGAATTTATTCGCTGGGTGAATACCATTCGCATGTActgccatttgatttcaccgtgtgaaAGGAAacaaatgtcattcagtgcgaatgtcattcgctgggaatgacattcaatttgccctgtgacaggggtataagttacgtctcgaaaatttgccagtgtaattcatatttttttatgctttgtaGGTAATGCGTACCATCGCGAAGGTGTATATTTTACACTTTCGAGGTATCCACGTGCACCTCCATCGACGTGTCATGCTCAATACCGTTGACAATATCGGCGCCTGGATTTACACTTCAATTTTGGAGCCTTagaggagcagtctagaggcacacaaccacgtttctgtttttggtTGGTAGGGAAGGTTACGCGCCCGAAAACCGTGTTTCCATAACTAGTACAACAGTAGCGAAATTGCGACGCCTACAACAGCCCCCCGAAATCTcatgcgcgaaacaccctccttcgccttcatgATAGACAGGTGACAGATGTGACGCGCGTGGACAGGAAGCTCTTCTTTGGATCTTGGATCACATGATCCAGGTGACGTGATCCGCTCAGGCCGGAGCGTTGGTTGCAGCTTCCGAGACATTTCACTTTCTTCGATTACGCGATGTCCAAAATGAAGGATTCGAAGACCGCCAACGACCGCGATGGGACAGCTGACACCATCGGAGGAACCAAGTGTGCAGCGCGAATCTAACTGTGCGGTGTACAGCGGTACTGCAGTTCTTCCGAGAGTCTGCGGCTCTATGGAGTTACAGCACCAGAAACTCACCCGGACGTGACAAATGTGCGTCGAACTGTAAGGGGATGTGTTTGCTAGGTGTACATTCGGCAGCTGCATTGCCATGCAGAGCGAGCGCGAGAATATCCACATACCTTGGAATGTCTGCTGTTCCTTTGTTGACGTACGACAAAAACACTTCTCGCTGAAGTGCGGGCTGCGTATTCGAACGTTTGTATCAGGCTTGTTACCCTGACGTTGAATTAAGGCGAGCGTCTTGCTTCTTCCTGGCTCATTCGGCGTCACCATGAGCACGCGACAGTCAGGGGTCACCTTTTTCATTCACGCAACCCGAAACTCCGACTCCACGCTGCGTCACCGGTGAGCTGTACGGCCACACACTTAGGTGATATGGGGACACGACATATTGTGACTGGGAATTAGCGTATACGGCGGAGAGACCCACACGCACCACAGCCAACGCCTTGGAAGTATTCTCGCTTTGAACGCCGCATCACACGACTGACGCGTACGTCGCTTCCCAGTTGGAGACGTGCAACGAAGGATCGCACAGAAGCCGGGAAAATTACTGTAGTGATCGTAATACTAGTTTTTCGGGCTACATATATACTTTGTGTTTCAGAGTACGTGATATAATGAATAGCACTCAACAAGGAACAGCTCGCCATGCTTGTAGCCGCTCAAAGCAGGCGATTTTTGCTACCAACGAATGACAGCTTTCAGTCAAGAGACGTCACACTGTGGTTTACAATTCGAGCACTCCTCTCGCCGCGGCAGTGATTTTGGTAGTGAAATTGCGCCGCAGAAACATTTTATGGGAATGCTTTTCCTGCACTACTTTGCACCATcgcagcagtttttggccatatTGAATACCATAATAATGCTCATTTAAAAGGGCTGAGAAACGGCATGCAACCCAGTAAATGTATGGCTCTGTTTCATATGTTATGGTCCATGGATTAGACACGCAATGTCCCACCTTCCTCATTTGAACGATTTCTTAACTGTTGcatttaaaaatatataatttttttttcaagtcgCCACTGACGGTGGCACCGAACAGCGCTGAGAGGCGTCGGCAGACAGACGACGGACGGGAAGTGACATTTTAACTGTGGGGTGACCTCATGCAGAGTCAGACAGGGtagtccggtcgacctctcagatTTTTCTCGTACAAATGTACGGGGTTTTCATAAACAGGGGAGAGGGGCCTTAGCACGCTTTtacttttttcattttattactCGGCAGGGCTGCTACTgggaaaccgtattttttcaCAGTTAGGGGATTAAATAGAAGAAACATTTTAATGAACTATTTATAGgtgcactaaaatgcaaatACAAGGTTACTTCGTATTACGTtgcacgctatgttaatttcgtacttgttatcagaattcgaaactttgattccgttacagAGTCGGAACCAGCTTCAATTCGTGGAGATAAATGTTATGAGTGGAACAACACGAGAAGTGTTGTGGGCTATTCAGAGAATCGGAATTGAAAAATGccgcagtgcgcatcatgccgcgcatatatgtaacactacgatcggacccgtttcAAACCCACACagccacgataggtatgcgcgcgcttctcctgctgtctcattggatgccgccaatctttgcctcctggggattgCATTTGTTGCCGACAAAGACGGCTCTGTGTTCATTGCGGTTTTCTTCTATACGGTAGCGCTTTGTGAACCAATTTTGCTTGCAtcatactaattgaaacacggactttcatttgagagcaagttgtatCTGCATTTTAGTGCTCATTTAATTACTGACTTTATGGAGCACATCGCAACtgcgatattaaagcctggTGGCCGCATGATgtgctcgaaccactgatgaagcacaaaagtaatcacagcGCGCTCTACGGACCTGAGCATTTGACCGCTCTCGTCTATACTGTAATCCGCAAGTAGCCGACAAAAGAGCGTCAGCGAAgttgatatctccgccctcacttaacaTCACGCAAAAATGCCATACGCGATGTAGGAAAATGGGATGTAGGGAACCATTATCCTGGTATGCTTCCCGAACTTGTTttgtatttctttctttttactttcttttcttccttcataTGTTGGGAGTCTCTCGAGGTATCACTCTCATTCTGCTGTGCAGCTCACACCCTTCCCCGGTGCGATAGGCGGTGATATGTAGCGGTGATGCACAAGGCTCGAgcaaaaataaaacaagaaaagaaagatcgtgaaacatgcCGCGAAAACGGTTTGCCTAAATTGCTTGTGACTTTTTTCTGTCACGTTAAGTGAGGCCAGAGATGtcgacgtcactgtcgctcCTTTACAGATTACTTGCCTACAGAGCAGTGCTTGCCACGCGCGCTGTGATTGCTTTTGtgagtgcttcatcagtggttcgagtgCATTATGCGGAGATAaggctttaatatcgcaattgcaatgtgctctcTAAAGTCAATACtgaaaaagttgattaaaatagCTCTGTTAATTAGTCTCTTGATTGGGAAAAACACGGTTTcgtagtagcagccccgtcgaccAATCTAATGACAGAAGTAAAAGTGTCTTAAGGCAAATCCCCTGTTGGGAATCGACGAGGACGTTTCTGCCCACGCGAGTACCGAAAGAGAAGGAGGAATCGCGAGCCCGGCACTCGGGGCTGTACCTTCGTTCATGCAGTTTGGTTCCGCCCTTCTGGAATAAAGTGGGACCACATTCATGACAGCGGGTCTCCGAGTTTCCTTCCTGTTACATATATGTGTTGGTGCTGAAACCCCGGATTCTCCTGTCGCTCTCCCGCGTCAAGGAATTACTCGGATACCGCTGCCATCTTCGTCATCTACAATGAGTCGTCCACAGAAGGCTCGTACCATCCTTCGCGCGGCGGTCACACGGCTCCTTAACAAGTTGGAAAGCCTGCACATCTCCGATAATCCAAACCTCAGCGAGATCACCGATAACGCTCATCTGCTGCAACAAAAGCCTTGACAGTTTCGAGAGCTGGACTCCAAAATCCAGGACGAAGTCGGCGATGACGCGTTCGAAGATGAGTACACTACAGCCACACGTTACTCGGACGATATTTACCTCGCCTTGGCAAGAGCATGTCGCATTATCGCGCCCAGTCCTGCCGTCGCACCCGCTCCTCGTGAGCCTCACCAGCTTCCATCCAGCATTAGAACGGTCGCTCTTCCGAAGTTGCAGATCCCCACATTTGCGGGCAAGGCAGAGGACTGGCAAGCGTTTTCGAATCCCTTCCGTACCACAATTCATAACTGCGAAGCTTTGCCCAGAATCGAAAAGTTTAAATATCTACTGTCCTACTTGTCGGGTCCAGCGAAACGTTCCGTCGAGGGAATTGCCATCGCTGAAGCGAATTACGACACGGCGATCACGACTTTACAGAATCGATTCGGTCGACCAGCGGCGCTCGTAGATGCTCACTTCGATTAGCTTCTCAATTTGCACCCTGTATCCTCGGCTCGAGGTGTAGAGAAGTTGCGAGAGCTCTACGACACCATCACCTTTAGAACCGGTTGCCTACAGAATCTTGGAGTTCCTCAGTCCCGTTACGCAGTAGTGTTGCACCGCGTAGTGATGCGCTGCATTCCGGAAGAGCTGTCCGTTGAGTTTCGCCAGCAACAGCTCGAGAAAGCGCCATCAAGTCCTCTTCAGCCGCCATGCGCTGAAGGGCAGATGTTAGACGAACGCTCCGAAACAGTTTCGAGCTTACTGGCCTTTCTTCGCAGTCATATCGAGAGCCGAGAGGATTGCAAGCTTGCTCAGCGTCGTGTGTCCCAAAGGGAACCGCTGGAGCAGCGACCCTGTCCCTCCCCGGAGCCGCCTGCCAGTTTCACGACAGCCCTCTCACTAGCAGCCCGCTCGACAAATCACCGTCCTCGTAATTGTCCGCTGTGTAACTGCCCTTCTCACGCTATTCAAGATTGCCACGCAGCTGTGTCTTCCACCGACAAGCGTAGAATTCTCTCAGCCAAGCGTTGCTGTTTCCGCTGCGGCAAATACAACCATGTCTCACGCAAATGCCGTTCCTTCAGGTACCTGACGTGCTCCACCAGCGATGAGCATCATCTGTCCCTCCTCTGCGACATCCAACGCCAGTCCTGCACGCTCCTCGCACAACCCCACCACGACGGCCACGTGCACTTGCCGTCCCACGCACATCCTCCTCCAAACCGCTCCCGTCTGGGCACTTGGACGGCAAGCCAACCGTCTCGTCCGCGTGCTCTTTGATACCGGTAGCCATCGCACTTACGTTCGACAGGACCTGTCCCACAGACTCTGCTGTCCCGTCTTCGGAACCAAGGACCTCACCGTGTACTCTTTTGGACGAAGCAAGGCTCCTACCACGCACGCTGGTCTTCGTCCACCAACCGAATGTATTTGCTCAATCAAGTAGGAACTGCTGAAACAAGAGCGAACGCTGGTTCGTGACCGCGTTTAGGATtgcattctaggcatgtgtcgtcgagttccccattcctgttagtttcttgcAATAGGCTTAgtatggaccaatcagggccagccatcggtaggcttagaattgACCAATTGGTGTGAagagccaatcagtgggctaaGAATGCACCattcagcatgaagtgggcagagccagTATTAAATTAGCCCTGGATGTTCGAGCATCAAGCGGTACACGGGCGCAACCATCCAAGAAGAAATGACGCAATTTGCTTCTATTActctcttcgctgtgaaactttcaatgccggttcacatcggtgcaaagaACTCTCTTTTACGATTATCTGGGGTAACCTGGGATGAGCTGTCCACCTGGATGAGATACCACTGCAAGAGGGTAGCATTCTCTTTGACTAGTCAGCACGCTCATTGCCCCCTCATTATAGAGGCCCTTGAAGTTCCTGAAGTGTGCTCTGTCACTACCCAGACTCTGGACATACTGGCCCTCGGCAAACTGCGTGGCCTAGGGCTTGTTGCGGCCGATGCCCCGCTTCCCGGTAGCGTCACCGACGCCCACATCAGTGTTCTCATCGGATTCTATATTTATTGGACCCTCGTGTCAGGCAATATTCGCCGTCTCACCCCTGGTCTCACCGCAGTCGAAACCCGCTTTGGATGGCTAGTCCAAGGAGCCTACCCCGTCTCCGCCTCAGCCTGTCCTGCCATCACTACCGCGCTCTCGTTCGCAGGACCGCCATGTGAATTCGACATTGACCCGGCTGATGAGTGGCGGTTAGACGCCATCGGAATCACCGATGACCCCTCCGATCCCGTGCACTTACACCCAGCGTTGGACGAGTTTGAGCACCAGGTCGCCAAGATAGGCAAACGTTATCAAGTTCCGCTTCTCGTCAAGGACTCCTGCTTCGGCGAACTAGCGGACAACCGAACGATTGCAGAGGCCAGACTTTTTTCGCAGCTTCGTCGCCTTAGTCGCTTCGCTGTGCGCTTGATCGCTTCGcgatcagcccc
It contains:
- the LOC135384265 gene encoding uncharacterized protein LOC135384265, which encodes MRCIPEELSVEFRQQQLEKAPSSPLQPPCAEGQMLDERSETVSSLLAFLRSHIESREDCKLAQRRVSQREPLEQRPCPSPEPPASFTTALSLAARSTNHRPRNCPLCNCPSHAIQDCHAAVSSTDKRRILSAKRCCFRCGKYNHVSRKCRSFRYLTCSTSDEHHLSLLCDIQRQSCTLLAQPHHDGHVHLPSHAHPPPNRSRLGTWTASQPSRPRAL